Proteins from a genomic interval of Dryobates pubescens isolate bDryPub1 chromosome 7, bDryPub1.pri, whole genome shotgun sequence:
- the LOC104302528 gene encoding cytochrome c oxidase assembly factor 5 isoform X1 — protein MPKYYEDKEEDGRACGGVREDLRQCLLESPCVLQENKSPKQCLMEGHCRSLQMTFFACKRSMVSSENYEPLVSLTTL, from the exons ATGCCCAAGTACTACGAGGATAAGGAGGAGGACGGGCGGGCCTGTGGGGGAGTCAGGGAGGACCTGCGGCAGTGCCTGCTGGAGAGTCCCTGCGTCCTGCAg gaaaacaaaagtccTAAACAATGTTTGATGGAAGGACACTGTAGGAGTTTGCAAATGACATTTTTTGCATGCAAAAGATCAATG GTATCTTCAGAAAATTATGAACCACTTGTTTCtctaacaactctctga
- the UNC50 gene encoding protein unc-50 homolog — protein MLPTTSVNSRSQGNGVLSPRDAARHTAGAKRYKYLRRLFHFRQMDFEFALWQMLYLFTSPQRVYRNFHYRKQTKDQWARDDPAFLVLLSIWLCVSTVGFGFVLDMGFFETIKLLLWVVFIDCVGVGLLIATLMWFISNKYLVKQQNRDYDVEWGYTFDVHLNAFYPLLVILHFIQLFFINYVIISDSVIGYFVGNTLWLIAIGYYIYVTFLGYSALPFLKNTAILLYPFALLIMLYLISLACGWNFTKMLCSFYKYRVR, from the exons ATGCTGCCAACCACTTCAGTTAATTCTCGGAGCCAGGGCAAtggtgtgctgagccccagagaTGCTGCAAGGCATACAGCTGGTGCAAAACGCTACAAGTACCTGCGGAGGCTCTTCCACTTCCGACAGATGGACTTTGAGTTTGCTCTTTGGCAGATGCTTTACCTGTTTACTTCACCACAGAGGGTTTATAGGAATTTTCACTACAGAAAACAGACAAAAGACCAATGGGCAAGAGATGATCCTGCTTTCTTAGTGCTTCTCAGTATCTGGCTCTGTG TGTCTACTGTGGgatttggatttgtgctggacATGGGGTTCTTTGAAACAataaagctgctgctttgggttgTGTTCATAGACTGTGTAGGTGTTGGCCTCCTGATTGCAACTCTGATGTG GTTCATTTCTAATAAGTACTTGGTGAAGCAGCAGAACAGGGACTATGATGTGGAGTGGGGATACACCTTTGATGTTCATCTGAATGCTTTCTATCCACTTCTGGTCATTCTGCACTTTATCCAGCTGTTTTTCATCAACT ATGTCATCATATCCGATTCTGTCATCGGGTATTTTGTTGGGAACACATTATGGCTAATTGCAATTGGCTATTACATCTATGTGACATTCCTAGGATACAGTG CATTGCCCTTTCTGAAGAACACTGCTATTCTTTTGTATCCGTTTGCACTTCTCATCATGCTCTATTTGATCTCATTAGCATGTGGATGGAACTTCACCAAGATGCTTTGCTCCTTT
- the LOC104302528 gene encoding cytochrome c oxidase assembly factor 5 isoform X2, whose product MPKYYEDKEEDGRACGGVREDLRQCLLESPCVLQENKSPKQCLMEGHCRSLQMTFFACKRSMLDARARFRGRKGY is encoded by the exons ATGCCCAAGTACTACGAGGATAAGGAGGAGGACGGGCGGGCCTGTGGGGGAGTCAGGGAGGACCTGCGGCAGTGCCTGCTGGAGAGTCCCTGCGTCCTGCAg gaaaacaaaagtccTAAACAATGTTTGATGGAAGGACACTGTAGGAGTTTGCAAATGACATTTTTTGCATGCAAAAGATCAATG TTGGATGCCAGGGCAAGAttcagaggaaggaagggatacTGA